The genomic segment ATAGAAAGTCAAAAGAACAAGATACTCTCTTTAAAAGGACAGCTCTCTCTTATTCTGTGAAATTTTTGTGCTCATGAAAAGGACATTAATATTTATGTTCAGCTTTTACTTTTCTTGGATGGTGGTGTAATCTTGCAAGGCAAGTATGATCACCTTGTCCATTGCTTTTGCATATtcacattttcttgacttctgtTTTGATTATTGAGAAAATAATATTGAAGAAATACCCAACTGCTGacaatttgaaaaataagtaGTCTTGGATGTAGCCTTATGTGTCAAGAAAATGTAATGATTAACTTGCATCGTCTTTCTTCAATCATCTTCTTTGAATGCTGTTCTTTTTATGAATAACTTCATATGCTAAATAATGCTCATGTTGAGCAGGTATCTAGGTGGAGCCTTTGATGTTGAATCTCTTGTCGAAAATTTACTAAGTCAACTTGCTGGACATCAAGCTATTGTGGTGAATGTTTATGATGTTACCAACTCTTCTGATCCTCTAATTATGTATGGAAACCAGTATGAAGTTGGAGACATGGCTCCTGAGCATGTCAGCAGGCTTGACTTTGGGGATCCTTATCGTAAGCATGAGATGATGTGTAGGTAAGTTCGCATGGCCTTTGATCCTTGGGCTGGTGAACCAGGAAGCAATCTCAGGTTCTTTATTTGGGTTTTTGCACAGATATCTTCAGAAAGCTCCAACACCATGGTCTGCACTGACCACCGCAATGTTGGCCTTTGTGGTTGGCTTTTTAGTTGGATATATTATATATAGTGCTGCAATTCACATTGTCAAGGTTGAGGATGACTTCCATCAGATGCAGGAACTGAAGGTTCGAGCAGAGGCTGCTGATGTTGCCAAATCGCAGGTTTTTCATCCGAACTTTTTTGGATGAGATCTTTTACTGTTGTTTCAATAAATAATCTTTTCACCTTTTTTTATCCCTTGTGCTAATGCCAGTTTCTAGCAACTGTTTCTCATGAAATAAGGACTCCAATGAATGGTATTCTTGGTATGTtggaaatttcatttcaattctaCTACATTCAGTTTTCCTTTGAATCTTGAATACTTGTATGCTTAAAATTCCTTGATTTTATTCTTATGaatcttgatatgtaaatgCAGGAATGCTCGCTCTTCTTCTGGACACAGATTTGAGTGCAACTCAGAAGGACTATGCTCAAACTGCTGAAGCCTGTGGAAGGGCActtgtaaaaataataaatgaagTGCTTGACCGTGCAAAAATTGAAGCTGGGAAGTTGGTACTGGAGACAGTTCCTTTTAACCTTCGCTCGATACTGGATGATgttgtttctttattttctgAGAAGTCCAGGCGGAAAGGAATTGAGGTGAGGCTGACCGTATGGTAATAAGATTGAACAGTTCTGCTTATAAGTGTTcttcttgtttccttgttttaTAGAATTGATGAACAGTTGTTTACAGACTAATTTGATGGTTTTTTCTTGTGTTTCTGTGTCCCTCTACCTTGGTTGCGTGGGAACAACTGAATGGAACTTCAAACTATGTAATTGCTGGCATCTAATCTGTAAAACCACGGGACTTCAGTTGGCAGTTTTTGTTTCTGATAATGTTCCTGAATTTGTCATGGGTGACCCAGGAAGATTTCGACAGGTTATCACAAACCTTGTGGGAAATTCTGTCAAAGTAAGTGAACCATGGAATGCTTGCTGCTCTTAATGTtattaaaactataattgctgtTATATCATCTCCATTATGGAGGCTATTGGTTTTCGTTTTAGATATTCTGTTAATTGTAGCCTTGGACCTGGAGACCCAGTTGTCCATCATTTGGTTTTTGGTACCTACTGGATGGCTttctaaaactaaaaattctTTACCAGTATTGGTTTTGTTAGGAATCTAGGCAGGAGTCAAGTATTCTCTTTCAGTAATGGTCTTCTGTACACCTGTTCACAGTGCTTATAGCTGAAAATTTTCTGACAGTTTACCGAGCAAGGTCATGTATTCGTGAAAGTCCATCTAGTTGAACAAGCAAAAGCTGTTGTggatgcaaaaatgataaactGCATGAATGGAGAATCTGAGGGTGTACTTGGTGATCATCAATTTCAAACTTTAAGTGGCTATGAAGCTGCAGATAACCAAAACAATTGGCATACTTTTAAGCATTTGATTGCAGATGAAGCCACTGGGTATCATGATTCCAGTAAAGTGAAGACTGATGATGCTTCTCAGAAAGTCAGTTTGTCAGTTTGTGTTGAGGATACTGGAATTGGGATTGCATTGCATGCACAAGATCGCATTTTCACACCATTTATGCAGGCTGACAGCTCAACATCCAGAAATTATGGAGGAACTGGTATTGGGTTGAGTATTAGTAAGTGCTTGGTTGAGCTGATGGGTGGTCAGATAAACTTCATTAGCCGGCCAAAAATTGGAAGTACATTCTCATTCACAGTTGACTTCCGAAGATGTGAGAAATATGCTGTCAGTGACCTGAAAAAATCCATCTCTGATGATCTGCCTTCAGCATTTAAAGGTTTTAAGTCCATTCTGGTTGATGCCAAACCAGTTAGAGCTGCTGTGACAAGATACCATCTCAAGAGACTAGGTATCCAGGTTGAAATTGTCAATAGCATCAGGATAGTGGCTGATCTTTTCCGGAAGAATGGTTCCATTATTCCTCTGTAAGTTTCTTGCTCTGGTAGAATTACATTCATGCTTTTGCACTTCAGCTTTCTACAATTTTCAATCCATTGAGTTTGTGACCGAAATGCttattttaatttgtttatgcACTTATTTTAACTTGATCTGTCAGATCTTTAGATTGACTAGACACAATCTTAAATCGAGTCAAGCTTGAATTAGACGCTGATGCTTTCTATCCTAGCAGTAAAGATTTTGATGAAGGATTATAAATTCATTTATTCGAGAATATATATCATTGAACATATGAAGTTGTGCATATTGGTACGTTATGTGGAGAACGTTGATCTATTTAATATAAGTTTTGAAAAAGAATTTGTAGTCAAAGAAGTTCATCTTTGATTCGAGTTAAAGATGTGTCATTTCTATATGATTCACCTTTTACTAGacattcatttcttcttgaGTTCAATACTCAGAATGCAACTGATTTAAATCGACTGCTTTCTACGAATTACTGGTTTCTTGTACTCTCTTtgtcccactgaccaattcccAATTCTACTCTTAATTTTTGTACTTAAAAAATTTGGTTGGCCCATTTgttaaatttttcattttgtttgctTTTAGGTTGTGCTTTATGTTTGttattgttcctttttgaaGGTTACTGAAAGTTTGGTAGAAACTATTGTCAAGGTAATTGCTGGTCATTGAGGATATGCTAACAGCTCCTTTCAGATATGGTCTATTGAGATATTATTCACGGTTTTCCATCAATAGCAGTCTGAATAAACAAAGAATAAAGAACTAAACTAGTAAACAGCAAACAGGGAAAGCCCTATGTTGGGCATGTGCTACTGGAGATAGTGTCAATAAACTACTTAGCACTACAAGTTGCAGATTTAGTTGTCAATAATGGGGTACTGCAGCATACATTTGCTCGCTGAACACTAATTCTCTTTTCAGCAATGTCCAATGAAGTTGCTTGTGTCTTCTGCATTGCTTTCTATTGGCAATAGTAGTCTTGACTTAGCCTCAGCCGAAAAAGCTTATAGAGCCATAAACAACATCCAACAGGGATTAAAAGGAGTAAATTCCCAACAGGAATTAAATGTGATTTTTAGAAGTAATGTTATGTGACTGACAAACTGTATTTTTGTTCATCTCCATTTGTTTCCTTCTGTATGTGATGCCACCCCTGTCGATTGACAATTCTTCTTCATCTGGACAGAAATGAAAGGCTGCCAGACATGATTCTAGTTGAGAAAGATTCATGGATGTCTGATGAGGATGGTTGTTCTGGTTTACAACTATTGAACCGCAAACAGAATGGCCACACTTATAAAGAGCCCAAAATGATCCTTCTAGCGACCAATATTAGCAATGGTGAATTTGACAAGGCTAAAGCAGCAGGCTTTGCAGATACTGTGATAGTGAAACCTTTGAGAGCGAGTATGGTGGTTGCATGCCTTCAACAGGTTTTGGGATTGGGGAAGAAGATTCCAGGAAAGGACATGTGCAAGGGATCTACTTTCCTTCGTGGTCTGCTCGATGGCAAGAAAATATTGGTTGTTGATGATAACATTGTAAACCGCAGAGTTGCTGCTGGTGCCCTCAAAAAATTTGGGGCTATTGTTGAGTGTGTTGAGAGTGGTAAAGCTGCTATTAAGAAGCTTGAGCTGCCACATAGTTTTGATGCTTGCTTCATGGATATACAGATGCC from the Coffea arabica cultivar ET-39 chromosome 11e, Coffea Arabica ET-39 HiFi, whole genome shotgun sequence genome contains:
- the LOC113718757 gene encoding histidine kinase 4 — protein: MGQKTQQSHHMVAVTVNEQLGTKRKYKFFPRAWLPKILALWIVLVLFGSRTIYTRLDAVTKERRKEILVSMCDQRARMLQDQFSVSVNHVHALAILISTFHYLKNPSAIDQNTFAEYADRTGFERPLFNGVAYAQKVVNSGREEFERQHGWIIRTMKGEPSPIRDEYAPVIFSQDTVSYIGSLDMMSGEEDRENILRARNTGKAVLTSPFRLLGSHHLGVVLTIPVYRTELSPNPTKEERIQATAGYLGGAFDVESLVENLLSQLAGHQAIVVNVYDVTNSSDPLIMYGNQYEVGDMAPEHVSRLDFGDPYRKHEMMCRYLQKAPTPWSALTTAMLAFVVGFLVGYIIYSAAIHIVKVEDDFHQMQELKVRAEAADVAKSQFLATVSHEIRTPMNGILGMLALLLDTDLSATQKDYAQTAEACGRALVKIINEVLDRAKIEAGKLVLETVPFNLRSILDDVVSLFSEKSRRKGIELAVFVSDNVPEFVMGDPGRFRQVITNLVGNSVKFTEQGHVFVKVHLVEQAKAVVDAKMINCMNGESEGVLGDHQFQTLSGYEAADNQNNWHTFKHLIADEATGYHDSSKVKTDDASQKVSLSVCVEDTGIGIALHAQDRIFTPFMQADSSTSRNYGGTGIGLSISKCLVELMGGQINFISRPKIGSTFSFTVDFRRCEKYAVSDLKKSISDDLPSAFKGFKSILVDAKPVRAAVTRYHLKRLGIQVEIVNSIRIVADLFRKNGSIIPLNERLPDMILVEKDSWMSDEDGCSGLQLLNRKQNGHTYKEPKMILLATNISNGEFDKAKAAGFADTVIVKPLRASMVVACLQQVLGLGKKIPGKDMCKGSTFLRGLLDGKKILVVDDNIVNRRVAAGALKKFGAIVECVESGKAAIKKLELPHSFDACFMDIQMPEMDGFEATRLIRDMEKNANEQWNVGCVNNDEATKRRAWHLPILAMTADVIHATLDKCLESGMDGYVSKPFEEENLYREVSTFFESKPLPDSVV